One Astyanax mexicanus isolate ESR-SI-001 chromosome 3, AstMex3_surface, whole genome shotgun sequence genomic region harbors:
- the LOC111192627 gene encoding uncharacterized protein LOC111192627 yields MLVPVEYNGVSKWVRVPQAEEEYSYSQFLQAVLAKFNLPDSTSLRLKDSSNVEVDSDIFDELLKSSGVFFKAEECNGIPTDVTFLEGSSSSDWSPSPSCVSQGSSSGTDSTVILESTKTRRRQLIEGPLDGNVARDIVRDALCSKASGKEILEEYKKTSTISDVTRRKMVNILVADMVEYHGRVPPVNVRNLYALGITTLFPKLSDPDSKNGYEHFYDHQSGSGYLAWRLKTVQRTSTQDRKKSKTTFQEGPKTPRSIHSDEKQLTGDECKEAISAMKHSSDAILVRNKMKATFQHRQRVIQDPESASTVLDLFPRFLDTPGLIDQDFSMIFGEEVSGKFLSKWPTFFKPRVIADCCKNLTPSPVVDELLLSAQQESDDGVWHSEEWDSEMAAILLLLHLLPPTVKGKKSGKMSASEATRRLIKFMKVGSSMETFLKETGLKQPFLLGVGERSSCIQDFYIILDQKAIPCRMQTPVAAFDELFKAHYAFAVSYDDALSSFFIFIQTTVYGIDVGKVKESPRVKEIRARLLHCEV; encoded by the exons ATGCTGGTTCCTGTAGAATATAATGGAGTCAGCAAATGGGTCAGGGTACCACAGGCCGAGGAGGAGTACAGTTACTCCCAGTTTTTGCAAGCAG TGCTGGCGAAATTCAATTTGCCAGATTCTACTTCTTTGAGGCTGAAGGATTCATCTAATGTGGAAGTGGattcagacatatttgatgaactCTTAAAGTCATCAGGGGTGTTTTTCAAGGCAGAGGAATGTAATG GTATCCCTACTGATGTGACGTTCTTAGAGGGCTCATCTTCATCTGACTGGTCACCATCACCATCATGTGTGTCCCAAGGGTCATCATCAGGTACTGACTCAACAGTGATACTGGAATCTACAAAGACTCGGAGAAGACAGCTGATTGAAGGGCCCCTGGATGGCAATGTTGCAAGAGAT ATTGTTAGAGATGCTCTGTGTTCAAAGGCCAGTGGGAAAGAAATACTAGAAGAGTACAAGAAAACAAGCACCATCAGTGATGTTACAAGAAGGAAGATGGTCAACATTCTTGTGGCAGATATGGTGGAGTACCATGG GAGGGTACCTCCAGTAAATGTGCGGAACCTCTATGCACTTGGGATTACAACACTGTTCCCAAAATTGAGTGACCCAGATTCCAAGAATGGCTAT GAACATTTTTATGATCATCAGAGTGGTTCCGGGTATCTAGCGTGGAGGCTGAAAACTGTTCAGCGGACCTCTACTCAAGACCGCAAGAAATCCAAGACAACTTTCCAAGAGGGCCCCAAGACTCCACGCAGTATCCATTCAGATGAGAAGCAGTTGACTGGGGATGAATGCAAGGAAGCCATATCGGCGATGAAACACTCAAGTGATGCAATCCTTGTCAGAAATAAGATGAAGGCCACATTCCAGCACAGACAAAGAGTCATTCAAGACCCAGAAAGTGCCTCTACTGTCCTCGACCTCTTTCCCAGATTCTTAGATACACCTGGCTTG ATCGACCAAGACTTCTCAATGATCTTTGGTGAGGAGGTGTCTGGTAAATTCCTCTCCAAGTGGCCAACCTTTTTCAAACCGAGAGTCATCGCAGATTGCTGCAAGAACCTAACTCCGAGTCCGGTTGTTGATGAGCTGCTTCTGTCTGCACAACAAGAGTCTGATGATGGTG TTTGGCATTCTGAGGAGTGGGATTCTGAGATGGCTGCCATCCTGCTTCTGCTTCACCTCCTGCCTCCAACAGTTAAAGGCAAGAAGAGTGGCAAGATGAGTGCGTCGGAGGCTACTCGACGCCTGATCAAGTTCATGAAG GTGGGATCAAGCATGGAGACCTTCCTTAAAGAAACTGGCCTTAAACAGCCCTTTCTGCTCGGTGTTGGAGAAAGAAGCAGCTGCATCCAGGACTTCTACATCATCCTGGACCAGAAGGCCATTCCCTGCAGGATGCAGACCCCAGTTGCTGCCTTTGATGAGCTTTTCAAGGCGCATTATGCTTTTGCTGTGTCGTATGATGATGCCCTGTCCagcttcttcatcttcatccaaaCCACTGTGTATGGCATTGACGTCGGCAAAGTGAAAGAAAGTCCCAGGGTAAAAGAAATAAGAGCAAGACTTCTTCACTGTGAGGTTTGA